A DNA window from Sphingomonas changnyeongensis contains the following coding sequences:
- a CDS encoding helix-turn-helix domain-containing protein: MGTTPELIIVLMGAGGGGLSLALVAARLLGPSGRQRRGPLLALAALLLVFTLDLADSALALASPARHGAFAGYVLLVWPLFPLAPWLYVRSATLAPSAGHWRSLRVPLTLWGVAILALVPLLRLDGAVRHAILVDGRLPAADGLLPAIAGLTLFVLGWLAALAVSAVATIRRLAAHRRRMRALLSNTSGVELRWLDGFLLFLLAAFAVELADSLLALFADRSLLGDDMAALVEVAILIGLALFGLQQGDPVPVWARDLLPPEAGDDAPLPAAGDAGAATIADAGAYARSGLDDDSCARILDRLDAVMAAERPWADPFLTLQALAERCGVKPHYLSQALNMRGGTSFYDYVNRWRVEAACRALAASEDNILAIAEQVGFNAKSTFNAAFRRVTGETPSAYRRQAGGRAA, encoded by the coding sequence ATGGGCACGACGCCGGAGTTGATCATCGTGCTGATGGGCGCGGGCGGCGGCGGGCTGAGCCTGGCGCTGGTGGCGGCGCGGCTGCTCGGTCCGTCGGGCCGCCAGCGACGCGGGCCGCTGCTCGCGCTGGCGGCGCTGCTGCTGGTGTTCACCCTCGATCTGGCCGATTCCGCGCTGGCGCTTGCCAGCCCTGCCCGCCACGGTGCGTTTGCAGGCTATGTGCTGCTGGTCTGGCCGCTCTTTCCGCTCGCGCCCTGGCTTTATGTGCGCAGCGCGACGCTGGCTCCCAGTGCGGGGCACTGGCGGTCGCTGCGCGTGCCGCTCACGCTGTGGGGCGTCGCCATCCTTGCGCTGGTGCCGCTGCTGCGGCTCGACGGCGCGGTGCGCCATGCCATTCTGGTCGACGGGCGGCTGCCGGCGGCGGACGGGCTGCTGCCCGCGATTGCGGGGCTGACCCTGTTCGTGCTCGGCTGGCTGGCGGCGCTGGCCGTGTCGGCGGTGGCGACGATCCGGCGGCTGGCCGCGCATCGCCGGCGGATGCGCGCGCTCTTGTCCAACACCAGCGGGGTCGAGCTGCGCTGGCTCGACGGGTTTCTGCTGTTCCTGCTGGCGGCGTTCGCGGTCGAGCTGGCGGACAGCCTGCTGGCGCTGTTTGCCGACCGGTCGCTGCTGGGCGACGACATGGCGGCGCTGGTCGAGGTCGCGATCCTGATCGGCCTTGCCCTGTTCGGCCTGCAGCAGGGCGATCCCGTGCCGGTCTGGGCGCGCGACCTGCTGCCGCCTGAGGCGGGGGACGACGCTCCCCTGCCGGCGGCCGGCGATGCCGGTGCTGCGACCATCGCCGATGCCGGTGCCTATGCCCGGTCGGGGCTGGACGATGACAGTTGCGCCCGCATTCTCGACCGGCTGGATGCGGTGATGGCCGCCGAGCGGCCCTGGGCCGATCCGTTCCTGACGTTGCAGGCCCTTGCCGAACGCTGCGGCGTCAAACCCCATTATCTCAGCCAGGCGCTCAACATGCGCGGCGGCACCAGCTTTTACGACTATGTCAATCGCTGGCGCGTCGAGGCGGCGTGCCGGGCGCTTGCGGCCAGCGAGGACAATATCCTCGCCATCGCCGAACAGGTCGGCTTCAATGCCAAATCGACGTTCAACGCCGCCTTTCGCCGCGTGACCGGGGAAACCCCCTCCGCCTATCGCCGCCAGGCGGGCGGCCGCGCCGCCTGA
- a CDS encoding GNAT family N-acetyltransferase, producing MQPGPVPDLCPSPGAPALVEDPATLARDPAPAARFVAALGRAGCTGFAGNVTARPMLLRAGGRGWPVMVDGADGRRAGPAYVTNLRSAYARYPLGELGLLPSPAARLAARGMLGLVDLLLRVARVEAAVHLDHWLTATSLHDGWDGTDLPALRALLAARFPDHLIVLRSLDRWSSPALLAAASADGWLLMPARQIWVTEDPARDWRPRNNSANDRRAVKASGLRIEDADTLDDADAQRIAALYAMLYLERHSPLNPAFTPAFFRMMGDIGMARYRLARAADGRIMAATGMIARAGVMTPFMAGYDTGAPRSAALYRIASWMYADWACRHGLAINGSAGAGAFKRLRGARGEIEYLAVHAGHLGPVRRALLTGFARALDRMLTPALARHGW from the coding sequence GTGCAGCCCGGCCCGGTCCCCGATCTTTGCCCGTCCCCCGGCGCGCCCGCGCTGGTCGAGGATCCAGCGACGCTGGCCCGCGATCCGGCCCCGGCGGCACGCTTTGTCGCCGCACTCGGGCGCGCGGGATGCACCGGTTTTGCCGGCAATGTCACCGCCCGGCCGATGCTGCTGCGCGCGGGCGGGCGCGGCTGGCCCGTGATGGTCGATGGCGCGGACGGGCGGCGCGCCGGGCCCGCCTATGTCACCAATCTGCGCAGCGCCTATGCGCGCTATCCGCTGGGGGAGCTGGGGCTGCTGCCGTCACCGGCGGCAAGGCTGGCGGCGCGCGGGATGCTCGGCCTCGTTGATCTGCTCCTCCGCGTCGCGCGGGTCGAGGCCGCCGTGCATCTGGACCATTGGCTGACGGCGACCAGCCTGCATGACGGCTGGGACGGAACGGACCTGCCCGCGCTCCGCGCGCTGCTCGCTGCGCGTTTTCCCGATCATCTGATCGTGCTGCGCTCGCTCGACCGCTGGTCGTCACCCGCGCTGCTGGCGGCGGCCAGCGCCGATGGCTGGCTGCTGATGCCGGCACGGCAGATCTGGGTGACCGAGGATCCCGCCCGCGACTGGCGGCCGCGCAACAACAGCGCCAATGACCGGCGCGCGGTCAAGGCATCGGGGCTGCGGATCGAGGATGCGGACACGCTGGACGATGCCGATGCGCAGCGGATCGCGGCGCTTTACGCGATGCTCTATCTGGAACGCCATTCGCCGCTCAATCCCGCCTTCACCCCGGCATTTTTCCGGATGATGGGCGATATCGGCATGGCGCGTTACCGGCTGGCACGGGCCGCCGATGGACGGATCATGGCAGCAACGGGCATGATCGCGCGCGCCGGGGTGATGACGCCGTTCATGGCCGGATATGATACCGGCGCGCCGCGTTCGGCCGCGCTCTACCGGATCGCAAGCTGGATGTATGCCGACTGGGCGTGCCGGCACGGGCTGGCGATCAACGGATCGGCGGGCGCGGGCGCGTTCAAGCGGCTGCGCGGCGCGCGCGGCGAGATCGAATATCTGGCCGTCCATGCCGGCCATCTGGGGCCGGTGCGCCGGGCGCTGCTCACCGGCTTTGCCCGCGCGCTCGACCGGATGCTCACGCCCGCGCTCGCCCGCCATGGCTGGTAG
- a CDS encoding methyl-accepting chemotaxis protein gives MNSLSLQGIRLVGVQVLAALCAGLAVATLGSALFVGGSKLVGALLAVALAVHPVMAALGGKTDDQTRLALGLSVPVYPALLLFVFEGYAWQTDLHMLFFAVLATVTILCDWRAIIGATLVVAVHHLILGMAAPDWVFTGGSNIARVLLHAVILLIETGVLVWTSARLVEMFDKINQENALREQAEKSAAAQREREAETQRTILVELGTSLASLRDGDLTRAIAQAFPEGYAQLRTDFNDALASLHQLVTALSESITAIRGESAEISKASESLARRTEANAASLEETSAAIAQMDQRLKATADAAGRTVERADQTLATVGDGRSVADEAVQAMTRVSDSAKGIDSVIEGLDKIAFQTRVLAMNAAVEAGRAGEAGRGFAVVADLVSALAMRAEEEAKRARDQLSVTQAEIGTAVHAVERVDGALQNISTDVSTVFNLLGEIAADNRSQASAITEINTAILAMDQATQQNAAMVEETSAAARNLTAEVEALAGQAAAFNTGGGRPGTQASAPRPSASMATPAPGRHVRPLRPGRCPPRRCRRCAAPTVAVTTGQASDPAGPPGDRGARRLIPPLARAVSGSPGGSARLENALRAGDAHRPFPPSPGPDRIAVADPRPVGGGLRPGRARRTGGHAVDPHRQLEP, from the coding sequence ATGAACAGTCTTTCCCTGCAAGGCATCCGGCTGGTGGGCGTGCAGGTGCTGGCCGCGCTGTGCGCCGGGCTGGCGGTGGCCACGCTCGGCTCGGCCCTGTTCGTGGGCGGGTCGAAGCTGGTCGGCGCGCTGCTGGCGGTGGCGCTCGCCGTCCATCCGGTGATGGCGGCGCTGGGCGGAAAGACCGACGATCAGACGCGGCTGGCGCTGGGGCTGAGCGTGCCCGTCTACCCGGCGCTGCTGCTGTTCGTGTTCGAAGGCTATGCCTGGCAGACCGATCTGCACATGCTGTTCTTCGCCGTGCTCGCGACGGTCACCATCCTGTGCGACTGGCGCGCGATCATCGGCGCGACGCTGGTGGTTGCGGTTCACCACCTGATCCTCGGCATGGCGGCGCCGGATTGGGTGTTCACCGGCGGCAGCAACATTGCCCGCGTGCTGCTGCATGCGGTGATCCTGCTGATCGAAACCGGGGTGCTGGTGTGGACGAGCGCCCGGCTGGTCGAGATGTTCGACAAGATCAACCAGGAGAATGCGCTGCGCGAACAGGCGGAAAAATCCGCCGCCGCCCAGCGCGAGCGCGAGGCGGAAACGCAGCGCACGATCCTTGTCGAACTGGGCACCAGCCTTGCCTCGCTGCGCGACGGCGACCTGACCCGCGCGATCGCGCAGGCATTCCCCGAGGGCTATGCGCAGCTGCGCACCGATTTCAACGATGCGCTGGCAAGCCTGCATCAGCTGGTCACCGCCCTGTCGGAAAGCATCACCGCGATCCGCGGCGAATCCGCCGAGATCAGCAAGGCGTCGGAAAGCCTTGCCCGCCGCACCGAAGCCAATGCCGCCAGCCTTGAGGAAACCTCCGCCGCCATCGCGCAGATGGACCAGCGGCTGAAGGCGACCGCCGACGCCGCCGGCCGCACGGTCGAACGCGCCGACCAGACGCTGGCAACCGTGGGCGATGGCCGCTCGGTCGCCGACGAGGCGGTGCAGGCAATGACCCGCGTGTCGGACAGCGCCAAGGGCATCGACAGCGTCATCGAAGGTCTCGACAAGATCGCCTTCCAGACCCGCGTTCTGGCGATGAACGCGGCGGTCGAGGCGGGCCGCGCGGGCGAGGCGGGACGCGGCTTTGCCGTCGTCGCCGACCTTGTTTCCGCCCTTGCGATGCGCGCCGAGGAAGAGGCGAAGCGCGCGCGCGACCAGCTGTCCGTCACCCAGGCCGAAATCGGCACCGCCGTCCATGCGGTCGAGCGGGTCGATGGCGCGCTCCAGAACATTTCGACCGATGTGTCGACGGTGTTCAACCTGCTTGGCGAGATCGCGGCCGACAACCGCTCCCAGGCCTCGGCGATCACCGAGATCAACACCGCCATCCTCGCCATGGATCAGGCGACCCAGCAAAATGCCGCGATGGTCGAGGAAACCTCTGCCGCCGCGCGCAACCTAACCGCCGAGGTCGAGGCGCTGGCCGGCCAGGCGGCGGCGTTCAATACCGGCGGCGGCCGGCCCGGCACTCAGGCGAGCGCGCCCCGGCCGTCGGCGAGCATGGCGACCCCCGCCCCCGGCCGGCACGTGCGCCCGCTGCGCCCCGGCCGCTGCCCGCCGCGGCGGTGCCGGCGCTGCGCCGCCCCGACAGTGGCGGTGACGACTGGGCAAGCTTCTGATCCGGCAGGGCCGCCGGGGGATCGCGGCGCGCGCCGCCTGATCCCGCCCTTGGCCAGAGCGGTGTCCGGGTCGCCGGGCGGTTCAGCCCGGCTCGAAAATGCCCTAAGGGCGGGCGATGCCCATCGCCCGTTTCCCCCGTCGCCCGGTCCTGACCGCATTGCTGTCGCTGACCCTCGGCCTGTCGGGGGCGGCCTGCGCCCCGGCCGCGCCCGCCGCACCGGCGGACACGCCGTCGATCCGCATCGCCAGCTGGAACCTTGA
- a CDS encoding TonB-dependent receptor domain-containing protein, with translation MRNIAIALLASSFLATPVLAGEPADIPAADTDQPEAPADPQAAPAQEVFSTGVARGRDRLDSATSTSIFRSSEFLKLGPRPFADVIRAIPGLRVESAVGEGNANYTVRGLPLASGGAKYLQIQEDGLPVLEFGDFFNFAADVFVRSDFNIAQIESIRGGSASTFSSNSPGGLINLLSKTGDTDGGAVQLTSGIDYGERRIDFDYGSQLGGGWRFHIGGFYRQGEGPRDIGFNGYKGGQIRLNITKQFDTGFIRLHAKYLQDRSPTFAPYPIQITGTNDDPTIRNFAGFDVRSDATLSPFIGPVVTLDGQNQLRRFPVRNGMDPVSKAIGLEAQFEVAGFTVSNKARYSANSGDFLRVFPSSVNTVNALAAQIGGAGATARYASGPLAGQPIAAGSPINGNGQLMLSFMAQTRARSLDYFVNDLRASRVWNMGGGALTVTGGLYAADQQLSSEWLHSSIVTDVAGNGRTAMVDITSAAGVAQTQGGYFSFARGNSSRFRRIFDVDYSILAPYGSVNYHVGKLAIGGSLRYDRGRVRGSLVGADLGGGRVGLTSFDVNGDGAISAPETRVGFLPLDRPAPVDYDYGFLSYSAGVNYRISEPLAVFARYSRGGRANADKILFTSAVAADGSVPSKADRVDEVRQLEGGFKFRRTNVTVNATAFLAYADDHNVLNGSANATFRTYRAYGLELEGTFRHGPFSIAGGATYTTAKITEDKFDASLTGKEPRRQPAWTITVMPQLEFDRVNVGANIVTVTSSYAQDENILRIPGFTTVNAFALFKPVARVQLMVNASNLFNQAGFFDINQSQLPANGIGWGRSINGRTISASLRYDF, from the coding sequence ATGAGAAACATTGCCATTGCCCTGCTCGCGTCGTCCTTTCTGGCGACGCCGGTTCTTGCCGGCGAACCGGCGGACATTCCCGCAGCCGACACCGACCAGCCCGAGGCCCCGGCCGATCCGCAGGCTGCCCCGGCGCAGGAAGTGTTCTCGACCGGCGTGGCGCGTGGGCGCGACCGGCTGGACAGCGCGACATCGACCAGCATCTTCAGGTCGAGCGAGTTTCTGAAGCTCGGGCCGCGGCCGTTCGCCGACGTGATCCGCGCCATCCCCGGCCTGCGCGTCGAATCCGCGGTGGGCGAGGGCAATGCCAATTACACGGTGCGCGGCCTGCCGCTCGCATCGGGCGGCGCCAAATATCTGCAGATCCAGGAAGATGGTCTGCCGGTTCTGGAGTTTGGCGACTTTTTCAACTTCGCCGCCGATGTCTTCGTGCGCAGCGATTTCAACATCGCCCAGATTGAATCGATCCGGGGCGGTTCGGCCTCGACCTTCTCGTCCAACTCGCCGGGCGGGCTGATCAACCTGCTGTCCAAGACCGGCGACACCGATGGCGGTGCCGTGCAGCTGACCAGCGGGATCGACTATGGCGAGCGCCGGATCGATTTCGACTATGGTTCGCAGCTGGGCGGCGGCTGGCGGTTCCATATCGGCGGCTTCTACCGCCAGGGCGAGGGGCCGCGCGATATCGGCTTCAACGGCTATAAGGGCGGGCAGATCCGGCTGAACATCACCAAGCAGTTCGACACCGGCTTCATCCGCCTGCACGCCAAATATCTGCAGGACCGGTCGCCGACCTTCGCTCCCTATCCGATCCAGATCACCGGGACGAACGACGATCCGACGATCCGCAACTTTGCCGGCTTCGACGTGCGCAGCGACGCCACGCTGTCGCCCTTTATCGGTCCGGTGGTGACGCTTGACGGGCAGAACCAGCTGCGCCGCTTCCCGGTGCGCAACGGCATGGATCCGGTCAGCAAGGCGATCGGGCTGGAGGCGCAGTTCGAGGTTGCCGGCTTCACCGTCAGCAACAAGGCGCGCTATTCGGCGAACTCGGGCGACTTCCTGCGCGTGTTTCCATCGTCGGTGAACACGGTGAATGCCCTGGCCGCGCAGATTGGCGGTGCCGGGGCGACCGCGCGCTATGCCAGCGGCCCGCTCGCCGGCCAGCCGATTGCGGCGGGGTCGCCGATCAACGGCAACGGGCAGCTGATGCTGTCGTTCATGGCGCAGACCCGGGCGCGCTCGCTCGACTATTTCGTCAATGATCTGCGCGCGTCGCGGGTGTGGAACATGGGTGGCGGCGCGCTGACCGTGACCGGCGGCCTTTACGCCGCCGACCAGCAGCTGTCGTCCGAATGGCTGCATTCCTCGATCGTCACCGATGTGGCGGGCAATGGCCGCACCGCGATGGTCGACATCACCAGCGCGGCCGGCGTCGCCCAGACCCAGGGCGGCTATTTCTCGTTCGCGCGCGGCAACAGCAGCCGGTTCCGCCGCATTTTCGATGTCGATTACAGCATTCTCGCGCCCTATGGCTCGGTCAACTACCATGTCGGCAAGCTCGCGATCGGCGGCAGCCTGCGCTATGATCGCGGGCGGGTGCGCGGGTCGCTGGTCGGCGCCGATCTGGGCGGCGGCCGGGTGGGCCTGACCAGCTTCGACGTCAATGGCGATGGCGCGATCTCCGCGCCCGAAACCCGGGTCGGCTTCCTGCCGCTCGATCGGCCGGCCCCGGTCGATTATGATTATGGCTTCCTCAGCTATTCAGCGGGCGTCAACTACCGGATCTCGGAGCCGCTGGCGGTGTTTGCGCGCTACAGCCGTGGCGGCCGCGCCAATGCGGACAAGATCCTGTTCACCTCGGCCGTCGCCGCCGATGGCAGCGTGCCGAGCAAGGCCGACCGGGTCGACGAGGTCCGCCAGCTCGAAGGCGGGTTCAAGTTCCGCCGCACCAACGTGACCGTCAATGCGACCGCGTTCCTCGCTTATGCCGACGACCATAATGTGCTCAATGGCTCGGCCAACGCGACGTTCCGCACCTACCGCGCTTACGGTCTGGAGCTCGAGGGCACGTTCCGCCACGGCCCGTTCAGCATCGCCGGCGGCGCGACCTACACCACCGCCAAGATCACCGAGGACAAATTCGACGCGAGCCTCACCGGCAAGGAACCGCGCCGCCAGCCGGCCTGGACGATCACGGTGATGCCGCAGCTTGAGTTCGACCGGGTGAATGTCGGCGCGAACATCGTGACCGTGACCAGCAGCTATGCACAGGACGAGAATATCCTGCGCATCCCCGGCTTCACCACGGTGAACGCGTTCGCGCTGTTCAAGCCGGTGGCGCGGGTGCAGCTGATGGTCAATGCCAGCAACCTGTTCAACCAGGCGGGCTTTTTCGACATCAACCAGAGCCAGCTGCCTGCCAACGGTATTGGCTGGGGCCGGTCGATCAACGGTCGCACGATCTCGGCCTCGCTGCGCTACGACTTCTGA
- a CDS encoding SMP-30/gluconolactonase/LRE family protein, with the protein MRQWPGAMAAILWGGVAAGPVAGAQDAPPGAFEAGAPLGVTVDGRHQPMSSNVRVFGAIVSAESCIYDRSRRLIMVVSRGAAQTEAPNDGFVSLLNPDGSVHTAKWIGASRAGLILNQPFGSDIQGGRLYLADSDGGTADGAARVSVIRVFDVASGAPVRAIRVPDSPWFNDIAVAPDGTIYATQTGSPDGRVPMRVYRIDADGTARVLVDGAPLSLPNGIALDPDGNIVVVNLGNRDVLTFSPSGKLLNTEQAAQSGNDGLVILPDGTRYISSVREGGIQRMRPGRPAELIARNIPSAASMCHDPDRNQLIIPMNPNNAVAIVRL; encoded by the coding sequence ATGCGGCAATGGCCGGGCGCGATGGCGGCGATCTTGTGGGGCGGCGTGGCTGCCGGGCCGGTTGCCGGGGCGCAGGATGCGCCGCCGGGCGCGTTCGAGGCCGGGGCCCCGCTCGGCGTCACGGTCGACGGGCGGCACCAGCCGATGTCATCCAATGTGCGGGTGTTCGGCGCGATCGTGAGCGCGGAAAGCTGCATCTATGATCGCAGCCGCCGGCTGATCATGGTCGTCAGCCGCGGCGCCGCGCAGACCGAGGCGCCCAATGACGGCTTTGTCTCGCTGCTCAACCCCGACGGGTCGGTCCACACCGCCAAATGGATCGGGGCCAGCCGCGCCGGGCTGATCCTCAACCAGCCGTTCGGCAGCGACATTCAGGGCGGGCGGCTCTATCTGGCCGACAGCGATGGCGGCACCGCCGACGGCGCGGCGCGCGTGTCGGTGATCCGGGTGTTCGATGTCGCGAGCGGCGCGCCGGTCCGCGCCATTCGCGTGCCGGATTCGCCCTGGTTCAACGACATCGCGGTCGCGCCCGACGGCACCATCTATGCGACCCAGACCGGCAGCCCCGATGGGCGGGTGCCGATGCGCGTCTACCGGATCGATGCCGACGGCACGGCTCGCGTGCTCGTCGACGGCGCGCCGCTGTCGCTGCCCAACGGCATCGCGCTCGATCCGGACGGCAACATCGTCGTCGTCAATCTGGGCAATCGCGACGTGCTGACCTTCAGCCCGTCGGGCAAGCTGCTCAATACCGAACAGGCCGCCCAGTCGGGCAATGACGGGCTGGTGATCCTGCCCGACGGCACCCGTTACATCAGCAGCGTGCGCGAAGGCGGCATCCAGCGGATGCGCCCCGGCCGCCCGGCCGAGCTGATCGCGCGCAACATCCCGAGCGCGGCATCGATGTGCCACGATCCCGACCGCAATCAGCTGATCATCCCGATGAACCCCAACAACGCGGTGGCCATCGTCAGGCTTTAG
- a CDS encoding TonB-dependent receptor family protein: protein MTRTKFVAAALAGTALLPAAPAFAQGIGQRQDVIVVTAARIGTPTAPSADQARRALERVPGAIGFVEDEVFADDFAQSIGDTLVLTPGVFADTSAQRESRLSIRGSGLNSGFERRGLTVLRDGVPISRASGSTEFQEVDPLTIRYLEVFKGANGLRYGAASLGGAVNIVSPTGRTARAPLTMRLEGGSFETLRGNVSAAGTEGDADYFVGLTGLTTNGYRVHSDVRSLYGHANVGWRASDAVETRFYLTALRDRFELAGSLRLADALANPRAAGRPVQIGPFFPGGPVRVLDPGPVADDWDRNLSVLRLSNLTAIDLGATKLELGGWAARRVLDHAITRLAGIIDQKETEIGVSARLGGTFSLAGGLDSRWSVGGWLASADNAARTWANDSGRRGALRNQSDQDSSLLVGFAELDLALLRGLNLIAGGQYARAVRDVTAELNAVSGRGVYDQFNPRIGLIADLGGGAQLFGNISRSFEPPSLADLTAGGAFPFAPLAPQRATTFEIGSRGQRGVIAWDVALYRAEVENEFLDTAINNGASSVTTNGSRTVHQGLEAGIDLFVARDWLAARGQSLRLSTAYTLNDFRFVDDPVYGRNQLAGVPRHVVVSEIRFDARDRFYVSANIRWIIDSPWTDYANTERAPGYELVGLTAGVDIAPRLRLFGSVENLFDVVHISNVATVANQQRERAAAYTPGQGRAFFGGVTARF, encoded by the coding sequence ATGACCCGCACCAAGTTTGTTGCCGCCGCGCTTGCCGGCACCGCCCTGCTGCCCGCCGCCCCCGCTTTCGCCCAGGGCATCGGCCAGCGCCAGGACGTGATCGTCGTGACCGCCGCCCGCATCGGCACACCCACCGCCCCCTCGGCCGATCAGGCGCGCCGCGCGCTCGAACGCGTGCCGGGCGCGATCGGCTTTGTCGAGGATGAGGTGTTCGCCGATGATTTCGCGCAGAGCATCGGCGACACGCTGGTCCTCACCCCCGGCGTGTTCGCCGATACCAGCGCCCAGCGCGAAAGCCGGCTGTCGATCCGCGGATCGGGGCTGAACTCCGGCTTTGAACGGCGCGGCCTGACCGTGCTGCGCGACGGGGTGCCGATCAGCCGGGCAAGCGGCAGCACCGAGTTTCAGGAGGTCGATCCCCTCACCATCCGCTATCTGGAGGTGTTCAAGGGCGCCAATGGCCTGCGCTATGGCGCGGCGTCGCTGGGCGGTGCGGTCAACATCGTCAGCCCGACCGGGCGGACCGCGCGCGCGCCGCTCACCATGCGGCTCGAAGGCGGCAGCTTCGAGACGCTGCGCGGCAATGTGTCGGCAGCGGGAACCGAGGGCGATGCCGATTATTTCGTCGGCCTGACCGGGCTCACCACCAATGGCTACCGCGTCCACAGCGACGTCCGCAGCCTTTATGGTCATGCCAATGTCGGCTGGCGGGCGAGCGACGCGGTCGAGACCCGTTTCTACCTGACCGCGCTGCGCGACCGGTTCGAACTGGCGGGGTCGCTGCGGCTGGCCGATGCGCTCGCCAATCCGCGCGCGGCGGGGCGGCCGGTGCAGATCGGCCCGTTCTTCCCCGGCGGGCCGGTGCGCGTGCTCGATCCCGGCCCGGTCGCCGATGACTGGGACCGCAACCTGTCGGTGCTGCGCCTGTCGAACCTGACGGCGATCGATCTGGGCGCCACCAAGCTGGAGCTGGGCGGCTGGGCGGCGCGGCGCGTGCTCGATCATGCGATCACCCGGCTGGCGGGCATCATCGACCAGAAGGAAACCGAAATCGGCGTCTCGGCGCGGCTGGGCGGCACGTTCAGCCTGGCGGGCGGGCTCGACAGCCGCTGGAGCGTCGGCGGCTGGCTGGCCAGCGCCGACAATGCGGCGCGCACCTGGGCCAATGACAGCGGCCGGCGCGGCGCGCTGCGCAACCAGTCGGATCAGGATTCATCGCTGCTGGTCGGCTTTGCCGAACTGGATCTGGCGCTGCTGCGCGGGCTGAACCTGATCGCCGGCGGGCAATATGCGCGCGCGGTGCGGGACGTGACGGCTGAGCTGAATGCGGTCAGCGGCCGGGGCGTCTATGACCAGTTCAACCCGCGCATCGGCCTGATCGCCGATCTGGGCGGCGGCGCGCAGCTGTTCGGCAATATCAGCCGCAGCTTTGAACCGCCGAGCCTGGCCGACCTGACGGCGGGCGGGGCATTTCCGTTCGCCCCCCTTGCGCCGCAGCGCGCGACGACGTTCGAGATCGGCAGCCGCGGCCAGCGCGGCGTGATCGCGTGGGACGTGGCGCTCTACCGCGCCGAGGTCGAGAACGAGTTTCTCGACACCGCGATCAACAACGGAGCGTCGTCGGTCACGACCAATGGCAGCCGCACCGTCCATCAGGGGCTGGAAGCCGGGATCGACCTGTTCGTCGCGCGCGACTGGCTGGCGGCGCGCGGCCAGTCGCTGCGGCTGAGCACCGCCTATACGCTCAACGATTTCCGCTTCGTCGACGATCCGGTCTATGGCCGCAACCAGCTGGCCGGCGTGCCGCGCCATGTGGTGGTGAGCGAAATCCGCTTCGACGCGCGCGACCGTTTCTATGTGTCGGCCAATATCCGCTGGATCATCGATTCGCCCTGGACCGACTATGCCAATACCGAGCGTGCGCCCGGTTACGAGCTGGTCGGGCTGACCGCCGGGGTCGATATCGCGCCCCGGCTGCGGCTGTTCGGATCGGTCGAGAATCTGTTCGACGTCGTCCACATCTCGAACGTCGCCACCGTCGCCAACCAGCAGCGCGAGCGCGCCGCCGCCTATACGCCGGGCCAGGGCCGGGCGTTTTTCGGCGGCGTGACCGCGCGCTTCTGA
- a CDS encoding endonuclease/exonuclease/phosphatase family protein yields MLSLTLGLSGAACAPAAPAAPADTPSIRIASWNLEHLAAADGAGCRPRGPADYALLRRHADALDADVIAFQEVENAAAAARVFDPARYRIVMSARPDRGQGGECRDRPGASIRRQDVGFAIRRTLPITRHRDLRAIGVGNPELRWGVDVTIGGARPVRLLAVHLKSGCAAGRDPEDDDCPVLFAQGRSLERWIDARAAAGEDFAVLGDWNRRLADPGDGFRALVDDGRPAGAALTLAAGDAEARCVARYRRFIDHIATGTRATARVVKGSFAEYLYDGDETTHPSDHCPVSVRIAH; encoded by the coding sequence TTGCTGTCGCTGACCCTCGGCCTGTCGGGGGCGGCCTGCGCCCCGGCCGCGCCCGCCGCACCGGCGGACACGCCGTCGATCCGCATCGCCAGCTGGAACCTTGAACATCTGGCGGCCGCCGACGGGGCCGGGTGCCGCCCGCGCGGCCCGGCAGATTATGCGCTGCTCAGGCGGCACGCCGATGCGCTTGATGCCGATGTGATCGCATTTCAGGAGGTGGAAAACGCCGCCGCCGCCGCGCGCGTGTTCGATCCCGCGCGCTACCGGATCGTCATGTCGGCGCGGCCCGATCGCGGCCAGGGCGGCGAATGCCGCGACCGGCCGGGGGCCTCTATCCGCCGCCAGGATGTCGGCTTTGCGATCCGCCGCACGCTTCCCATCACCCGCCACCGCGACCTGCGGGCAATTGGCGTCGGCAATCCCGAACTGCGCTGGGGCGTCGATGTGACGATCGGCGGGGCGCGGCCGGTCCGGCTGCTCGCCGTGCATCTGAAATCGGGCTGTGCGGCCGGGCGCGATCCCGAGGATGATGACTGCCCGGTGCTGTTCGCCCAGGGCCGGTCGCTCGAACGCTGGATCGACGCCCGCGCGGCAGCTGGAGAGGATTTCGCCGTGCTCGGCGACTGGAACCGGCGGCTGGCCGATCCGGGCGACGGGTTCCGCGCGCTGGTCGATGACGGCCGCCCGGCGGGCGCGGCGCTGACGCTGGCCGCAGGCGACGCCGAGGCCCGCTGCGTCGCCCGCTATCGCCGCTTCATCGACCATATCGCGACCGGCACGCGCGCGACCGCGCGGGTGGTGAAGGGCTCGTTCGCCGAATATCTGTATGACGGGGACGAGACGACCCACCCGTCCGATCATTGCCCGGTGTCGGTGCGCATCGCGCACTGA